The proteins below come from a single Syntrophorhabdaceae bacterium genomic window:
- a CDS encoding prenyltransferase: MKYILGPMKVPFLILTPMCILVGISTAIWSGVRIDVLSVVLIVIGAVCAHISVNALNEYCDFKSGLDFKTQRTPFSGGSGTLQERPDKAGAALATGVISLGLCFAIGMYFVLTVGALLLPLGLLGMALIIFYTQWITTKPIICLIAPGLAFGPLMVLGTHFVLTGSYSFTALLASLVPGFLVSDLLLLNQFPDVEADRTVGRKHLPILLGRKNVARIYIFFLAASYVPLFLGYAFGVFPIHVFLALATTVIAVQTSRGVLRYSEEMKSLVPYLGKNVIINLATPALLAIGLMIAS, translated from the coding sequence ATGAAATACATACTTGGGCCCATGAAGGTGCCGTTCCTTATATTGACTCCCATGTGCATCCTTGTGGGGATATCTACGGCCATCTGGTCGGGGGTGCGGATCGATGTTCTTTCCGTCGTCCTCATAGTGATCGGTGCTGTCTGCGCCCATATCAGTGTCAACGCTTTGAACGAATACTGCGACTTCAAGAGCGGCCTCGATTTCAAGACGCAGAGGACTCCCTTCAGCGGCGGCAGCGGGACACTTCAGGAACGTCCCGACAAGGCCGGAGCCGCTCTTGCGACGGGCGTAATATCGCTGGGCCTTTGCTTTGCCATCGGAATGTATTTCGTCCTCACCGTCGGCGCCCTTCTTCTTCCCCTCGGGCTTCTCGGTATGGCGCTCATTATCTTCTACACCCAGTGGATCACAACAAAACCGATCATTTGCCTCATAGCCCCCGGGCTTGCCTTCGGTCCCCTCATGGTACTGGGAACACATTTCGTCCTCACCGGCAGCTACTCCTTCACCGCTCTCCTTGCCTCTCTGGTCCCGGGCTTTCTTGTCAGCGACCTTCTTCTCCTTAACCAGTTCCCCGATGTGGAGGCCGACAGGACGGTAGGAAGAAAACATCTGCCCATCCTGCTCGGCAGAAAGAACGTGGCGCGCATATACATATTCTTCCTCGCGGCCTCGTATGTTCCCCTCTTCCTAGGTTACGCCTTCGGCGTGTTCCCCATCCATGTCTTCCTGGCCCTTGCCACAACCGTCATCGCCGTCCAGACATCCCGCGGCGTCCTGAGATACTCCGAAGAAATGAAAAGTCTCGTCCCCTATCTCGGTAAAAACGTCATCATCAATCTCGCCACCCCGGCCCTGCTCGCCATCGGCCTCATGATAGCATCCTGA
- a CDS encoding valine--tRNA ligase: protein MMDKVYDPHSIERKWYADWLDKGYFTAKNDSGEGYFSMVIPPPNVTGSLHMGHALNNTLQDIVTRYFRMCGVNALWLPGTDHAGIATQNVVERELAKEGTDRETLGREKFIDRVWQWKKQSGGTIIEQLKRLGASCDWSRERFTMDEGLTRAVREVFVRLYNEGLIYRDNYIINWCPRCKTALSDLEAEHEDTQGSLYYIHYPLAQGEGYLTVATTRPETMLGDTAVAVNPDDPRYGRYVGQYVILPIVNKKIPIIGDSYVDVEFGTGALKVTPAHDLNDFEIMKRHNLELIKVIDEDGNMNENTLHYQGTDRFECRGKIVEELNEKGFLEKIEPYAMGVGKCYRCKTVVEPALSLQWFLRMKPLAEPAIAAVREHRVRIIPEMWEKVYFEWMENIRDWCISRQIWWGHRIPVWYCTVCNEIIVSVDDPSECPKCGGALRQESDVLDTWFSSGLWPFSTLGWPLNTDDLKTFYPTSLLITGFDILFFWVARMIMMGLKFMGDVPFRDVYIHALVRDADGKKMSKSKGNVIDPLIIIDEYGTDAFRFTLTMLAAQGRDVLLSQERIEGCRNFVNKVWNASKLSLSFTGEEKPVHTGKGSSFLPDRWIRSRTQRVITEVRESINGYRFNEAANSLYGFVWHEYCDWYLELIKPNLYGKVDRFDTGATRAVVYNTLQDILKLLHPIMPFVTEEIYQRLPGREIPSIMIAPFPAVDEAQIDDESEKMMETIMGIVDVIRNIRGETGIAPNIRIEAVIRAGADEPLLREYEYYIKELGKVENLTFIDGRGPDHSAVGVYKDIEVFVPLKDLIDVAKELGRIEKELARITEDSEKLMKKLGNEAFRQKAPAEVIAKNEVQHRELSAKKEKLVLSRKVLENLSR, encoded by the coding sequence ATGATGGATAAGGTTTACGACCCCCACAGCATCGAAAGGAAGTGGTACGCCGACTGGCTGGATAAGGGGTACTTCACGGCAAAGAACGATTCCGGAGAAGGGTATTTCTCCATGGTCATTCCCCCGCCCAACGTTACGGGGTCGCTTCACATGGGCCATGCCCTCAATAATACATTACAGGACATCGTGACGCGCTACTTCCGCATGTGCGGGGTCAACGCCCTGTGGCTTCCCGGGACCGATCATGCGGGGATAGCCACTCAGAATGTTGTCGAGCGTGAGCTCGCAAAGGAAGGCACGGACCGGGAGACCCTGGGCAGGGAAAAGTTCATCGACCGTGTGTGGCAATGGAAGAAACAGTCCGGCGGCACCATCATCGAACAGCTCAAGAGGCTGGGCGCATCATGCGACTGGTCACGGGAGCGGTTCACCATGGACGAAGGGCTCACGCGCGCCGTCCGGGAGGTCTTCGTCAGGCTTTACAACGAGGGGCTCATCTACCGGGACAATTATATAATCAACTGGTGTCCCCGGTGCAAAACAGCCCTTTCCGACCTCGAGGCGGAGCATGAAGATACCCAGGGATCGCTTTACTACATCCACTACCCCCTCGCACAGGGCGAAGGCTACCTCACCGTCGCCACCACGAGACCCGAGACGATGCTCGGTGACACCGCTGTAGCCGTCAACCCCGATGACCCCCGGTACGGCAGGTACGTCGGGCAGTACGTCATCCTCCCTATAGTCAACAAGAAGATCCCCATCATCGGTGACAGCTACGTCGATGTCGAGTTCGGTACGGGCGCGCTGAAGGTCACACCCGCCCACGACCTCAATGACTTCGAGATCATGAAGAGGCACAACCTCGAACTTATCAAGGTCATCGATGAAGACGGCAACATGAACGAGAACACCCTCCACTACCAGGGAACGGACCGTTTCGAATGCCGCGGGAAGATCGTCGAGGAACTCAACGAAAAAGGGTTTCTCGAAAAGATCGAGCCCTACGCCATGGGCGTCGGCAAGTGCTACCGATGCAAGACCGTCGTTGAACCCGCCCTCTCGCTCCAGTGGTTCCTGAGGATGAAACCGCTTGCCGAACCCGCCATTGCGGCAGTCCGTGAACATCGGGTCCGCATCATTCCGGAGATGTGGGAGAAGGTATACTTCGAATGGATGGAGAACATACGGGACTGGTGCATCTCCCGCCAGATCTGGTGGGGCCACCGGATACCGGTCTGGTACTGCACCGTCTGCAATGAGATCATCGTCTCCGTCGACGACCCGTCGGAGTGCCCGAAATGCGGCGGCGCCCTGCGACAGGAATCGGATGTCCTCGATACCTGGTTTTCCTCGGGACTCTGGCCCTTCAGCACCCTCGGGTGGCCCCTCAACACAGATGACCTCAAGACGTTCTATCCCACGTCGCTTCTCATAACCGGTTTCGACATACTCTTCTTCTGGGTTGCCAGAATGATCATGATGGGCCTCAAGTTCATGGGGGACGTGCCTTTCCGTGACGTGTACATTCACGCCCTCGTCCGCGATGCGGACGGCAAGAAGATGAGCAAGTCCAAGGGCAACGTCATCGATCCCCTGATCATCATCGATGAATATGGAACGGACGCGTTCCGCTTCACGCTGACGATGCTGGCAGCGCAGGGCCGGGACGTCCTTCTGTCCCAGGAACGTATCGAGGGGTGCCGGAATTTCGTCAACAAGGTATGGAATGCCTCGAAATTATCTCTGTCCTTCACCGGAGAGGAAAAACCCGTCCACACCGGGAAGGGCTCGTCCTTTCTTCCTGACCGGTGGATCCGCTCCCGTACCCAGAGGGTGATCACCGAGGTCCGCGAGAGCATCAACGGGTATCGCTTCAACGAAGCCGCCAATTCACTGTACGGTTTTGTCTGGCATGAATACTGTGACTGGTACCTGGAGCTCATCAAGCCGAATCTTTACGGCAAGGTGGACCGCTTCGACACGGGCGCCACCAGGGCGGTCGTCTACAATACCCTTCAGGATATCCTGAAGCTTCTTCATCCCATCATGCCCTTTGTCACCGAGGAGATCTACCAGCGCCTTCCGGGCAGGGAGATCCCGAGCATCATGATAGCGCCATTCCCCGCCGTTGACGAGGCACAAATAGATGACGAAAGCGAAAAGATGATGGAGACCATCATGGGTATTGTGGACGTCATCCGCAACATCCGCGGCGAAACGGGGATAGCGCCCAACATCCGCATAGAGGCGGTGATCAGGGCGGGAGCCGACGAGCCCCTCCTGCGGGAGTATGAGTATTACATAAAGGAACTCGGCAAGGTGGAGAATCTCACCTTCATCGACGGCAGGGGACCGGACCATTCAGCTGTGGGCGTCTACAAGGACATCGAGGTCTTTGTGCCCCTTAAAGACCTCATCGATGTCGCAAAGGAACTGGGAAGGATCGAAAAAGAACTTGCCAGGATCACAGAAGATAGTGAAAAATTGATGAAGAAGCTGGGCAACGAGGCATTTCGCCAGAAGGCTCCGGCGGAGGTGATCGCCAAGAACGAGGTCCAGCACAGGGAGCTTTCCGCAAAAAAGGAAAAGCTCGTGCTGAGCAGAAAGGTGCTGGAAAACCTTTCGAGGTAA
- a CDS encoding chloride channel protein, with protein MGIVIGVVSGLGGIAFDYTIKVGTQFFTRDLLLYLSPGHSSGFTFLGFSFDRWMMLWIPALGGLVSGFLVFQFAPEAEGHGTDAMIDTFHRKKGIVRKRVPVIKTFASAITIASGGSAGKEGPIAQIGSGFGSILASLLKLSDKERRIMLLAGAAGGIGAIFKAPLGAALFAAEVLYSRADFEFEAIIPCILSSVVGFMVFTLHDGTATIFHIPAFTLATLGQLPFYGILGLLCAFVGYLYVKVFYGMRDRVFAPLNIPRSLKPAIGGLMLGMLAFFLPEVLGGGYQWIQSAIDGRLAVGLMIALVAGKVIATSFTISSGGSGGVFAPSLFIGSMLGGFYGNLCGRIFPQIVTEPAAFVLVGMGGFFAGVAKTPIAALIMVAEMTGGYNLILPMMVVSALSYLLLGKVSLYEKQVATRVDSPAHVGDYSIDIMGRLLVRDAVVPDRKVETIPEEMGFEGMLDLMVDSDQQDFPVVDRNGDLVGIISMTDLRTAMADATLHRLLVARDIAVTGVTAVTMDDSLNTALKLMADIDVRELPVVSEEERGKIISMISRRDITRAYHQDMERRNPRRSGQVKS; from the coding sequence TTGGGTATTGTCATAGGCGTTGTATCGGGCCTTGGTGGAATAGCTTTCGATTATACGATCAAGGTGGGCACGCAATTCTTCACGCGGGACCTGCTCCTGTACCTGTCACCGGGTCATTCATCCGGTTTTACCTTTCTTGGTTTTTCCTTTGATCGATGGATGATGTTGTGGATTCCTGCTCTTGGAGGACTGGTTTCAGGCTTCCTTGTGTTTCAGTTTGCCCCGGAAGCGGAGGGGCATGGTACGGACGCCATGATCGATACTTTTCACAGGAAGAAAGGTATTGTGCGGAAGCGGGTGCCGGTGATCAAGACTTTCGCATCGGCAATCACGATCGCATCGGGAGGATCGGCGGGGAAAGAAGGGCCTATCGCGCAGATCGGATCGGGGTTCGGTTCCATACTCGCATCCCTTCTTAAGTTGAGTGATAAGGAACGGCGCATCATGCTCCTGGCCGGGGCAGCGGGCGGAATAGGAGCCATATTTAAGGCGCCATTGGGCGCCGCCCTCTTTGCCGCCGAGGTCCTTTACAGCAGGGCGGACTTCGAATTCGAGGCGATCATCCCCTGCATCCTTTCTTCCGTAGTCGGATTTATGGTTTTTACGCTCCATGATGGGACTGCAACCATCTTTCATATCCCGGCTTTCACTCTCGCAACTCTTGGCCAGTTACCGTTCTATGGGATCCTGGGGCTCCTGTGTGCCTTTGTGGGTTACCTTTACGTTAAGGTTTTCTATGGCATGAGAGACCGGGTCTTCGCGCCGCTCAACATCCCAAGGTCGCTCAAGCCGGCGATAGGGGGCCTGATGCTCGGTATGCTTGCGTTCTTCCTGCCGGAGGTCCTTGGGGGCGGTTATCAATGGATCCAGTCGGCCATCGATGGACGGCTTGCGGTAGGTCTTATGATAGCTCTCGTCGCGGGTAAGGTGATCGCCACCTCGTTCACCATCAGTTCCGGAGGGAGCGGGGGCGTGTTCGCGCCATCCCTTTTTATCGGTTCAATGCTGGGGGGGTTCTATGGAAACCTGTGCGGAAGGATATTCCCGCAGATCGTGACCGAACCGGCCGCGTTTGTTCTGGTTGGCATGGGGGGTTTCTTTGCCGGAGTCGCGAAAACTCCGATCGCGGCACTTATCATGGTCGCTGAGATGACCGGAGGTTACAACCTCATTCTTCCCATGATGGTTGTCTCGGCCCTTTCGTACCTTCTTCTCGGCAAGGTATCTCTGTATGAGAAGCAGGTAGCCACAAGGGTTGATTCTCCTGCACACGTGGGGGATTACTCCATCGATATAATGGGTCGCCTTTTGGTGAGAGACGCGGTGGTACCGGACAGAAAAGTCGAGACCATCCCCGAAGAGATGGGCTTCGAAGGCATGCTCGATCTTATGGTGGATTCAGATCAGCAGGATTTTCCTGTTGTGGACAGGAACGGTGACCTTGTCGGAATTATCTCTATGACCGATCTCCGTACGGCCATGGCAGATGCTACCCTGCACCGCCTCCTTGTCGCAAGGGACATAGCCGTGACGGGAGTGACGGCGGTCACCATGGATGACTCCTTGAACACGGCTTTAAAACTTATGGCGGACATAGACGTGCGGGAGTTGCCGGTGGTGAGCGAAGAGGAGCGCGGAAAGATCATATCAATGATAAGCAGAAGGGACATCACGCGCGCATATCACCAGGACATGGAACGGAGAAACCCGCGGAGAAGCGGACAGGTGAAAAGCTAG
- a CDS encoding CBS domain-containing protein, with product MKVVELMNKDVVTCHPTEKLNIIINKFELFNIAGMPVVDKGRLVGIVCQSDILKGIKMGTMGELSVADVMTADVVTVPPTESAVLVAKIMVEKQINRVPIIENEKVVGIVTRGDIIKAVAECG from the coding sequence ATGAAAGTTGTGGAGCTGATGAACAAGGACGTGGTAACCTGTCATCCAACGGAAAAACTGAATATCATAATCAACAAGTTCGAACTGTTCAATATTGCGGGGATGCCCGTCGTCGACAAGGGCAGACTCGTCGGCATCGTTTGCCAGAGCGATATCCTCAAGGGTATCAAGATGGGGACAATGGGTGAGCTTTCAGTGGCCGACGTGATGACTGCGGATGTCGTAACCGTGCCGCCCACGGAATCGGCCGTACTGGTGGCAAAGATCATGGTGGAAAAACAGATCAACAGGGTCCCCATCATCGAGAACGAAAAGGTGGTCGGTATCGTCACGCGCGGCGACATCATCAAGGCCGTGGCGGAGTGTGGATAA
- a CDS encoding putative nucleotidyltransferase substrate binding domain-containing protein: protein MPLNFSIIESFIAEHEADMKNKAMIRQDRYRILSELGTALQTVLKDYEVFETELNALVMEIINNTTSYETLMECHERAVAGVENFFLEEDTIVDVHDLFRLIRDRIAVRVLELVEREMVDEGLGKPPADYVWAGLGSEGRDEQTMVTDQDNLLVYAEGDDDFASVELRRRCAEISASDGPSILPDDLDPRMLVDGYFQIFAQKASDRLHQVGFEKCKGGVMPVNARWRGSIKDWKKRIDERITFGRGILEPLDIIILTDARLVNGSKVILTELMDYFFSMLINNKHIMKEFIQSAVLMPSALTFFGGFKVEKEGENKDKFNIKVLGWSPLILSVRMLSLSNGIFETNTLKRIGILRQRNIIRKEMELSLTDAYFTFVRYRIINQINYRDESGRSSNFLRPDMLGPDEQERLRRAMKAVETFQKFIQETLLFGEAV, encoded by the coding sequence ATGCCCTTAAATTTTTCAATCATCGAGTCCTTCATAGCCGAGCATGAGGCCGACATGAAGAACAAGGCCATGATCCGTCAGGACCGGTACCGCATTCTCTCGGAGCTGGGAACGGCGCTGCAGACCGTGCTAAAGGATTACGAGGTCTTCGAGACCGAGCTGAACGCCCTCGTCATGGAGATCATCAACAACACCACCTCCTATGAAACCCTCATGGAATGCCATGAGCGCGCCGTAGCCGGGGTGGAGAACTTTTTCCTCGAAGAGGACACCATAGTCGACGTCCATGATCTCTTCCGACTTATCCGGGACAGGATAGCCGTCAGGGTGCTCGAGCTTGTCGAAAGGGAGATGGTTGACGAAGGTCTCGGTAAACCTCCGGCCGATTACGTCTGGGCCGGTCTGGGAAGCGAGGGCCGCGACGAACAGACGATGGTCACCGACCAGGACAACCTGCTTGTCTATGCCGAAGGTGATGATGATTTCGCCTCGGTGGAGCTCAGAAGGCGCTGTGCCGAGATATCCGCGAGCGACGGCCCCTCCATTTTGCCCGACGACCTTGACCCCAGGATGCTTGTTGACGGATACTTCCAGATCTTTGCACAGAAGGCCTCCGACAGGCTCCATCAGGTCGGTTTTGAGAAGTGCAAGGGGGGCGTTATGCCCGTGAATGCACGCTGGAGAGGCTCCATAAAAGATTGGAAGAAGAGGATAGATGAACGCATCACTTTCGGCAGGGGCATCCTGGAACCATTGGACATCATCATTCTCACCGACGCCCGGCTGGTGAACGGCAGCAAGGTGATCCTTACAGAGCTTATGGATTATTTCTTCTCCATGCTCATCAACAACAAGCACATCATGAAGGAATTCATCCAGTCGGCCGTCCTGATGCCCAGCGCACTGACCTTTTTCGGCGGGTTCAAGGTCGAGAAGGAAGGTGAGAACAAGGACAAGTTCAACATCAAGGTCCTCGGTTGGTCGCCGCTCATCCTATCCGTCCGGATGCTCTCGCTTTCAAACGGGATATTCGAGACAAACACGCTCAAACGGATCGGGATACTGAGGCAGCGCAATATCATCAGGAAAGAGATGGAGCTTTCGCTGACGGACGCTTATTTCACCTTCGTCCGCTACCGGATAATCAACCAGATCAACTATCGTGACGAGAGCGGGAGGAGTTCGAACTTCCTCCGGCCCGACATGCTCGGTCCTGATGAACAGGAGAGACTGCGCAGGGCCATGAAGGCCGTTGAAACCTTTCAAAAATTCATACAGGAGACGCTGCTCTTCGGAGAGGCAGTATAA
- a CDS encoding uracil-DNA glycosylase, whose translation MLDPRGFLRALKNMGVDEYVSAEKQGPTLAELKKTVMACERCELAKTRKSVVFGEGSPRADIVFVGEAPGEEEDNQGRPFVGRAGKLLDQLIERIGVKRSDVFICNVLKCRPPGNRDPEPQEAASCKEYLLAQIDIIRPRVICALGRHACNTLLETDAPIGRIRGKLANFRGTPLLPTYHPSYLLRSQSKIKEAWEDMEKLKGMI comes from the coding sequence ATGCTTGATCCGAGAGGGTTCTTAAGGGCACTCAAGAACATGGGTGTGGATGAGTATGTTTCTGCCGAAAAGCAAGGACCCACCCTTGCTGAGCTTAAGAAGACCGTGATGGCCTGCGAGAGATGCGAACTGGCGAAGACGCGCAAGAGCGTTGTTTTCGGGGAAGGTAGTCCGAGGGCGGATATCGTCTTTGTCGGCGAGGCCCCGGGTGAGGAGGAAGACAACCAGGGACGGCCCTTCGTCGGCAGGGCGGGAAAGCTCCTGGACCAGCTTATAGAGCGCATCGGCGTGAAGAGAAGCGATGTCTTCATCTGCAATGTCCTCAAATGCCGGCCTCCGGGAAACCGCGACCCCGAACCTCAGGAGGCCGCCTCCTGTAAGGAGTATCTTCTTGCACAGATCGATATCATCCGTCCCCGTGTCATATGCGCCCTGGGTCGCCACGCCTGCAATACCCTTCTCGAAACGGATGCGCCGATAGGCCGCATCCGCGGGAAACTGGCAAACTTCCGAGGGACTCCCCTCCTGCCCACCTACCACCCCTCCTATCTCCTCAGAAGCCAGAGCAAGATCAAGGAGGCATGGGAGGATATGGAAAAGCTGAAAGGCATGATCTAG
- the gatC gene encoding Asp-tRNA(Asn)/Glu-tRNA(Gln) amidotransferase subunit GatC — protein sequence MKITSQTVEYVAHLARLDLKPDEIDAYTRQIDRILEYMDSLNSLDTDSVEPTSHPVPVGCVMREDVERNSFTAEESAGNAPARIDTFFKVPPVIEVEE from the coding sequence ATGAAGATAACCAGTCAGACCGTTGAATATGTGGCGCATCTTGCAAGGCTTGATCTGAAGCCCGATGAGATCGACGCATATACGCGGCAGATAGACCGCATCCTGGAGTACATGGATTCGCTGAATTCCCTCGATACTGACAGCGTGGAGCCCACGAGCCATCCCGTTCCCGTCGGATGCGTCATGCGGGAGGACGTCGAGAGGAATTCCTTCACCGCGGAGGAATCGGCAGGCAACGCCCCGGCGCGCATCGACACCTTCTTCAAGGTGCCGCCGGTAATAGAAGTGGAAGAATGA
- the gatA gene encoding Asp-tRNA(Asn)/Glu-tRNA(Gln) amidotransferase subunit GatA yields MDNIVDLTIVQLREMLKKKEISSVELTRYYLDRIKRYDGEILAYLRTTEAYAMEMAREADERIGRGEDAPLLGIPMGMKDILCTKGIETTCASNILKGFVPPYDATVIRKLKEAGFVHLGRLNMDEFAMGSSTENSAFQTTKNPWDTTRIPGGSSGGSAAAVASGLCVSALGTDTGGSIRQPAALCGIVGMKPTYGRVSRYGLIAFASSLDQIGPLSRTVSDCATMLGVIAGHDPMDSTSIPEPVPDYHSFLGRDIKGLKIGIPAEYSVEGMEGDVKKACDDNLQVLKDQGATLVDVSLPHTRHAVAAYYIICTAEASSNLARYDGVKYGLREEGKDIIDMYKKTRVKGFGQEVKRRIILGTYVLSSGYYDAYYRKAGKVRTLIRRDFDEAFRSCDLIVTPVAPTTAFKAGERLEDPLTMYLSDIFTIPVNLAGLPGISIPGGFDSKGLPIGLQIIGKPLDEGRMLQAAYVFESVKKVRTIPEKYNDQ; encoded by the coding sequence GTGGACAACATAGTCGACCTAACGATAGTGCAGTTAAGGGAGATGCTGAAGAAGAAAGAGATCAGTTCCGTGGAGCTGACCCGGTATTATCTTGACCGCATAAAGAGATATGACGGGGAGATCCTTGCCTATCTGAGGACAACCGAAGCGTACGCCATGGAGATGGCCAGAGAGGCCGACGAGAGGATCGGGCGGGGGGAAGATGCTCCGCTTCTGGGGATTCCGATGGGCATGAAGGACATCCTCTGCACGAAGGGCATCGAAACCACCTGTGCTTCCAACATCCTGAAGGGCTTCGTGCCCCCCTATGACGCGACGGTCATCAGGAAATTGAAAGAGGCCGGTTTCGTTCACCTTGGCAGGCTCAACATGGACGAATTCGCCATGGGGTCGTCCACGGAAAACTCCGCCTTCCAGACAACGAAAAATCCCTGGGACACGACACGCATCCCGGGCGGTTCGAGCGGCGGGTCCGCTGCAGCCGTTGCCTCCGGGCTTTGCGTCTCGGCTCTCGGCACCGACACGGGAGGTTCCATCCGCCAGCCGGCCGCCCTTTGCGGTATTGTCGGAATGAAACCCACCTACGGCCGGGTTTCCCGCTACGGCCTCATCGCTTTTGCCTCCTCGCTTGACCAGATCGGTCCCCTTTCGCGTACGGTGAGCGATTGCGCCACCATGCTCGGCGTCATAGCCGGACACGACCCCATGGATTCAACGTCCATTCCCGAACCCGTCCCGGATTACCACTCCTTCCTTGGAAGAGACATTAAAGGCCTCAAGATAGGAATACCCGCCGAGTATTCTGTCGAAGGCATGGAAGGGGACGTCAAAAAGGCCTGCGACGACAACCTCCAGGTCCTCAAGGACCAGGGCGCGACACTTGTCGACGTATCGCTTCCTCACACACGCCATGCCGTTGCCGCCTACTACATCATATGCACCGCCGAGGCCTCTTCAAACCTTGCGCGCTATGATGGGGTCAAATACGGCCTCCGCGAAGAGGGTAAGGACATCATCGACATGTACAAGAAGACACGTGTCAAAGGTTTTGGCCAGGAGGTAAAACGGAGGATCATTCTCGGAACCTACGTCCTCTCCTCCGGCTACTATGACGCATACTACCGCAAGGCTGGTAAGGTACGCACGCTTATCAGGCGCGACTTTGACGAGGCATTCAGGTCCTGCGACCTCATCGTCACCCCCGTGGCTCCGACAACGGCGTTCAAGGCGGGCGAACGTCTGGAAGACCCCCTCACCATGTACCTTTCGGACATCTTCACCATACCCGTAAACCTGGCAGGCCTCCCCGGCATCTCCATCCCCGGCGGCTTCGACTCCAAAGGCCTCCCCATAGGCCTCCAGATCATAGGCAAACCCCTGGATGAAGGCCGAATGCTCCAGGCGGCATATGTGTTCGAGTCCGTGAAGAAGGTGAGGACAATACCGGAGAAGTATAATGACCAATGA
- a CDS encoding deoxyguanosinetriphosphate triphosphohydrolase encodes MNIRERLEEREEHILSPYAQKSVATRGRVREEPECDIRTAFQHDRDRITHSKSFRRLKAKTQVFLSPTGDHYRTRLTHTLEVSQIARTIGRALALNEDLVEAIALAHDLGHTPFGHSGEDVLNTLYPGGFRHYEQSLRVVDILEKDGAGLNLTIEVRDGVLKHSKGKGDIIVRDDDEKPLTKEAEVVRIADIIGYLNHDIDDAIRGNVISEDDIPGHLRDHLGYTVSDRIDTMVRGVIWSTLGNGRMELECGRDLEARMVEMRTFLYARVYESPIVHADFIKCSRIIEDLYGYFLKHSAAFLKETGRDDFYDDPAVCVRDFIAGMTDRYAFSLFEKLFLPMPWSIPV; translated from the coding sequence ATGAATATCCGTGAAAGACTGGAAGAACGGGAAGAGCATATCCTGTCGCCTTATGCGCAGAAGAGTGTTGCTACGCGCGGAAGGGTGAGGGAGGAACCGGAATGCGATATCCGGACCGCATTCCAGCATGACAGGGACAGGATAACCCACAGCAAGTCTTTCCGGAGGCTCAAGGCCAAGACGCAGGTCTTCCTTTCGCCCACGGGAGACCACTACCGGACACGGCTGACGCACACTCTCGAGGTATCGCAGATCGCGCGGACCATTGGACGGGCGCTTGCCCTCAACGAGGACCTCGTGGAGGCCATCGCCCTTGCCCATGACCTGGGTCACACGCCCTTCGGCCATTCAGGCGAAGATGTCCTCAATACCCTCTATCCCGGCGGCTTCCGGCACTACGAACAAAGCTTGAGGGTTGTGGATATCCTCGAGAAGGACGGAGCGGGGCTTAACCTGACGATCGAGGTCCGCGACGGCGTCCTGAAGCACTCCAAGGGGAAAGGCGATATCATCGTCCGGGACGACGACGAAAAACCCCTGACAAAAGAGGCGGAGGTGGTCCGTATCGCCGACATCATCGGGTACTTGAATCACGACATTGACGACGCCATACGGGGCAATGTCATCAGCGAAGATGACATTCCGGGACATCTCAGGGACCATCTCGGGTACACCGTGTCCGACCGTATCGACACCATGGTCCGCGGCGTCATCTGGAGCACACTGGGCAACGGGAGGATGGAGCTGGAGTGCGGGAGGGACCTGGAGGCCCGTATGGTGGAGATGCGCACTTTCCTCTACGCCCGGGTCTATGAAAGCCCCATTGTGCACGCCGATTTCATCAAGTGTTCCAGGATCATCGAAGACCTTTACGGGTATTTTCTCAAGCACTCCGCCGCATTCCTCAAGGAAACGGGGCGGGACGATTTCTACGACGATCCGGCCGTCTGCGTCCGCGACTTTATTGCGGGCATGACAGACCGCTATGCCTTCAGTCTTTTTGAAAAGCTCTTCCTGCCCATGCCCTGGAGCATTCCGGTATAG